A single region of the Diadema setosum chromosome 14, eeDiaSeto1, whole genome shotgun sequence genome encodes:
- the LOC140237653 gene encoding uncharacterized protein, with product MCLPENLCTMSCSMFAPSKVRQHRSLPNSPCALRSHHHHTPACGRGKLVEVPLWFHGLMERKVAEELLLRSPLRGQNTSKEGSFLVRQSSNRGGHFVISVCTRNHVNHYLIETIESMFYVRRDRSEDRGRDIQACDLRNLIQCYRTTPLDESGLVLREPLLRTTPVTITTSLLPLPQPRDNHNYIPLHVEHKEYVAMQDYAAPDPVMLSFCEGELLTVLQKDNKNWWFGHNDRRELGYIPAALLRSLSESQPTEKSAFLNAGYVGNEEAKSEGGVDTSSLPLTDCNSNFVCQNENKASVHMQRLHTVPCGLTLRNCGNEDIYVSSEYITRCLENQDPWRSPEMPRLGVLRCVSPRQLQRHLSEPTAWIDFSVKPERLIDVEPQDLMHFSDISPKTSPVHSREQRRRHPPLRQNSSPARESHQSSAESSPVRRNKTNSISEYMNTRDYDPIETYLRLSECTTGPTHRNASKSSHEK from the exons GAGTTGCAGCATGTTTGCCCCATCCAAAGTGCGCCAGCACCGCTCCCTGCCCAACTCACCGTGTGCCCTTCGCAGCCACCATCACCACACGCCGGCCTGTGGGCGGGGCAAGCTGGTTGAGGTACCCCTCTGGTTCCATGGTCTTATGGAGCGCAAGGTGGCTGAGGAACTCCTCCTGCGAAGCCCACTTCGGGGCCAGAACACCAGCAAGGAAGGTTCTTTTCTTGTCAGGCAAAGCAGCAATAGAGGAG GGCACTTTGTGATCTCGGTGTGCACCCGCAATCATGTCAACCATTATCTGATAGAGACGATAGAGTCCATGTTCTATGTCAGAAGAGATCGCAGCGAGGACCGCGGTCGTGACATCCAGGCCTGTGATCTTAGGAATCTCATTCAGTGTTACCGAACAACTCCTCTTGATGAGTCAG GCCTGGTGCTGCGAGAACCGTTACTCCGGACAACACCCGTTACCATAACAACATCCCTGCTGCCTCTACCTCAGCCCAGAGACAATCACAACTACATCCCACTTCACGTGGAGCACAAGGAGTATGTGGCCATGCAGGACTATGCAGCGCCCGACCCAGTCATGTTGTCGTTTTGCGAGGGAGAGCTCCTGACAGTTTTACAGAAGGACAACAAGAATTGGTGGTTTGGACACAATGACCGCAGAGAGCTAGGCTACATTCCAGCAGCCCTGCTGCGAAGTCTGAGCGAGTCACAGCCGACGGAGAAAAGTGCCTTTTTGAACGCAGGGTATGTAGGAAATGAGGAAGCGAAGAGTGAGGGTGGGGTGGACACATCATCGCTGCCCCTTACAGACTGCAATTCAAACTTTGTGTGTCAAAACGAAAACAAGGCCAGTGTGCACATGCAAAGGTTACACACCGTGCCCTGCGGCCTCACACTACGGAACTGTGGCAACGAGGACATTTATGTTTCCAGTGAGTATATCACCAGATGCCTCGAGAATCAGGATCCGTGGCGATCGCCGGAAATGCCGAGACTTGGCGTCCTGCGATGTGTGTCTCCAAGGCAACTACAAAGACACCTGTCAGAACCCACGGCTTGGATCGACTTCTCAGTCAAGCCAGAGAGACTGATAGATGTAGAACCACAAGATTTGATGCACTTTAGTGACATTTCCCCAAAGACCTCACCAGTGCACTCTAGGGAGCAGCGCAGAAGACATCCACCGCTCAGGCAAAACAGTTCACCTGCTAGAGAAAGCCATCAGTCTTCGGCAGAATCATCACCAGTGAGGCGCAATAAGACTAATTCAATATCAGAGTACATGAACACAAGAGACTACGATCCAATTGAAACTTATCTTAGACTCTCAGAATGTACTACAGGGCCAACTCATCGGAATGCATCAAAATCGAGTCATGAGAAATGA